A region from the Toxotes jaculatrix isolate fToxJac2 chromosome 2, fToxJac2.pri, whole genome shotgun sequence genome encodes:
- the LOC121199101 gene encoding rho-related GTP-binding protein RhoA-C encodes MAAIRKKLVIVGDGACGKTCLLIVFSKDQFPEVYVPTVFENYVADIEVDGKQVELALWDTAGQEDYDRLRPLSYPDTDVILMCFSIDSPDSLENIPEKWTPEVKHFCPNVPIILVGNKKDLRNDEHTRRELAKMKQEPVKSEEARDMANRINAFGYLECSAKTKDGVREVFEMATRAALQAKRRGKKSGCLLL; translated from the exons aTGGCTGCAATCAGAAAGAAACTAGTGATTGTTGGTGATGGAGCCTGTGGCAAAACCTGTCTCCTCATAGTGTTCAGCAAGGATCAGTTCCCAGAGGTTTATGTGCCCACTGTGTTTGAAAACTACGTGGCAGATATTGAGGTGGATGGTAAACAG GTGGAGCTGGCTCTTTGGGACACAGCAGGTCAGGAGGACTACGACCGACTGAGGCCTCTCTCCTATCCAGACACAGATGTCATCCTCATGTGTTTCTCCATCGACAGCCCTGACAGTTTAG AGAACATCCCAGAGAAGTGGACTCCTGAGGTCAAGCACTTCTGTCCCAACGTGCCCATTATTCTCGTGGGAAACAAGAAAGACCTGAGAAATGATGAGCACACACGTCGAGAGTTAGCTAAGATGAAACAG GAACCAGTGAAGTCGGAGGAGGCGAGGGACATGGCTAACCGGATCAATGCCTTTGGTTACCTGGAGTGCTCGGCCAAGACGAAGGATGGGGTGAGGGAGGTGTTCGAGATGGCCACCAGGGCAGCGCTGCAGGCCAAGAGACGAGGCAAGAAGAGCGGCTGCCTTCTCCTATAG
- the tpk2 gene encoding thiamin pyrophosphokinase 2, producing MSNAAWSEKILQLLRRMNNFYSPGSCLSSCFRFEIDGAQVGWIPPHVASLLTRYQEVFSPPHGGAVSLRQSLDSHGRRSEAVDSVLQALRQEDSLPCLKGWRDEKYSVMPKFSDPPLMWMERAATSLFGVKRYGVHINGYTVSDSGEVSMWLARRSPTKQTYPGLLDNVAAGGLAAGVGIKHTVVKECEEEACIPAYIAEAAHPVTTVSYTYEDEEGVFPECQFVFDLKLPLEFRPRVGDGEVQDFYLLPMDKVKELLATDDFKPNSAMVVLDFLIRHSFIEPDTEPRYQEFVAGLHHTL from the exons atgtcgAACGCTGCCTGGTCAGAAAAAATACTCCAACTCCTCCGCCGAATGAATAACTTTTATTCACCAG GCTCCTGTctttccagctgttttaggTTTGAGATAGACGGAGCGCAGGTCGGGTGGATTCCTCCTCACGTAGCTTCGCTGTTGACCCGGTATCAGGAGGTGTTCAGTCCGCCACACGGTGGCGCAGTGTCACTGCGTCAGAGTCTGGACTCACACGGGAGGAGATCTGAGGCTGTGGACTCTGTGCTGCAGGCTCTCAGGCAGGAGGACTCCCTGCCCTGCCTtaaaggatggagagatgag AAATACAGTGTGATGCCAAAATTCTCAGACCCTCCTTTGATGTGGATGGAAAGAGCAGCTACGA GTCTGTTTGGGGTGAAGCGGTATGGAGTCCATATCAATGGTTACACTGTCAGTGACAGTGGGGAGGTCAGCATGTGGCTGGCTCGACGCTCCCCAACTAAACAGACGTACCCCGGACTGCTGGATAATGTG GCAGCAGGTGGTCTGGCTGCTGGTGTTGGCATCAAACACACTGTGGTAAAAGAGTGTGAGGAGGAAGCATGTATCCCAGCATACATTGCTGAAGCGGCTCATCCTGTAACCACAGTAAG CTACACCTACGAGGATGAAGAGGGCGTGTTCCCAGAgtgtcagtttgtctttgatTTGAAGCTTCCTCTGGAGTTCAGGCCCAGAGTAGGAGATGGAGAGGTGCAAGACTTCTACCTCCTGCCGATGGATAAG GTGAAGGAGCTGCTGGCCACCGATGACTTCAAACCCAACTCTGCCATGGTGGTCTTGGACTTCCTCATTAGACACTCATTTATTGAGCCTGAcacag agcCACGCTACCAGGAATTTGTGGCAGGACTCCATCACACATTATAG
- the gmeb2 gene encoding glucocorticoid modulatory element-binding protein 2, producing MASSEVSMQEMSEVVIVTIPEGVGEEEDKAVLMTSGLTSQPGEDVLTVAPVEAEAEGSRSDSLSKEEAVIVKLTEEVDVEADIFYPITCGDTKATLVWKKFVCPGINVKCVQFNEQLISPKEFVCLAGKSTLKDWKRAIRLNGTMLRKIMDSGELDFYQHTKVCSNTCRSTKIDLVGTKVSISSDQSADLVPATPTSADLNGAAASFHEVTEETSEWVTAIGEDSVVFWRAVKEAGLLEEVVEDFQKELQEVLKGLQERVCDPPLQVKDAVLLNNIVQNFGMLDLVKKVLASHKSQMDRYREQYTRSLAALEQQCDEHRKRAKELKSKSQHLNNVLMTLPPVPTPPAPKRPRLTRAVSGPAVVSTTPTQITLPLNQLTSLPLGKVLTMAGAPASTNLGGYTFVTSTLSGSELVADSSNLTVLSTAAGQEGAASASGSAASTAFVKVVGPQFQLVTLPATLQSLATTQGAAVQQQVGSISVVDATATTDDSQEKQQADGDNEGQPEQVKEEDEEQLAEQQ from the exons ATGGCTTCATCAGAGGTCAGCATGCAGGAAATGAGTGAGGTTGTGATTGTGACCATACCAGAAGGTGTGGGCGAGGAGGAGGATAAAGCCGTCCTGATGACTTCAGGGCTGACCTCTCAGCCAGG GGAGGATGTCCTCACAGTAGCACCTGTGGAAGCAGAAGCTGAGGGCAGCAGATCAGATTCACTGTCGAAGGAAGAGGCAGTCATTG tgaagTTAACTGAGGAGGTGGACGTGGAAGCTGATATCTTCTACCCAATCACCTGCGGAGACACCAAAGCTACGCTGGTCTGGAAGAAGTTTGTCTGTCCTGGGATCAATGTCAAATGTGTCCAG TTCAATGAGCAGCTCATCAGCCCGaaggagtttgtgtgtttagcaggGAAATCCACTCTGAAGGACTGGAAGAGAGCCATCCGCCTCAACGGCACCATGCTCAG gAAGATCATGGACTCAGGTGAACTGGACTTCTACCAGCATACAAAGGTCTGCTCCAACACCTGCCGCAGCACTAAGATAGACCTGGTGGGAACTAAAGTGTCCATCAGCAGTGATCAGTCTGCTGACCTGGTCCCTGCCACCCCCACATCAGCTGACT TGAACGGAGCCGCAGCCTCGTTTCATGAGGTGACAGAGGAAACTTCAGAGTGGGTCACAGCCATCGGAG aggacTCTGTGGTGTTCTGGCGTGCAGTGAAGGAGGCAGggctgctggaggaggtggtggaggacttccagaaggagctgcaggaggtgCTGAAGGGGCTgcaggagagagtgtgtgaccCACCACTACAGGTCAAAG ATGCAGTTTTGCTCAACAATATAGTGCAGAACTTTGGGATGTTGGACCTGGTGAAGAAGGTTCTGGCCAGTCATAAGAGCCAGATGGACCGATACAGAGAGCAGTACACTCGCAGCCTGGCTG ctctggagcagCAGTGTGATGAGCATAGGAAGCGAGCCAAGGAGCTGAAGAGCAAATCCCAGCACCTCAACAACGTCCTGATGACCCTTCCCCCGGTTCCTACACCCCCCGCGCCCAAGCGCCCCCGGCTGACCCGTGCCGTCTCCGGCCCGGCCGTGGTCAGCACTACTCCCACCCAGATCACTCTGCCTCTCAACCAGCTGACCAGCCTGCCGCTGGGCAAGGTGCTGACCATGGCGGGAGCCCCGGCCAGCACCAACCTGGGCGGGTACACCTTCGTGACCTCCACGCTCTCTGGGTCAGAGCTGGTGGCCGACTCTTCTAACCTGACTGTGCTGTCCACGGCGGCGGGTCAGGAGGGCGCAGCCAGCGCCAGCGGCTCCGCAGCCTCCACGGCCTTCGTTAAGGTGGTCGGCCCTCAGTTCCAACTGGTGACGCTGCCAGCCACGCTGCAGAGCTTGGCCACCACTCAGGGCGCCGCCGTCCAACAGCAGGTGGGCAGCATCAGTGTGGTGGATGCCACGGCGACTACCGATGATTCACAAGAGAAACAGCAGGCCGATGGTGATAATGAAGGTCAGCCAGAGCAGGttaaagaggaggatgaggagcagTTGGCTGAGCAGCAGTGA
- the pdyn gene encoding proenkephalin-B, which translates to MVDAPLRVLTRLEVSVQLLRMEWYVLVLMLSLPPSIHSDCSSQCQKCTQQMTPDAAFSSLSCSEECEGQLESCGQAPGIADFSQDEAAEEEESQQADLVKRYGGFIKRIDKNKNKIFTSPWRDNFILKAAALPKKYEDFLKRLEERDAVDAPEDQMLHSYVKRYGGFLRKFGPKSKRSNSVEQESQEPEELQKRYGGFMRRIRPKLNNLKWDKRYGGFLRRHFKISVRSVEEPYYSYDDSSL; encoded by the exons ATGGTCGATGCGCCTCTGCGAGTCTTAACACGGCTGGAAGTATCTGTCCAACTCCTGAG AATGGAGTGGTATGTCctggtgctgatgctgagctTGCCGCCCTCCATCCACTCAGATTGCTCTTCACAGTGTCAGAAATGTACGCAGCAAATGACGCCTGACGCCGCATTCAGCAGCCTG TCGTGCAGTGAGGAGTGTGAGGGGCAGCTGGAGAGCTGCGGCCAGGCTCCGGGGATAGCGGACTTCAGCCAGGATGAAGctgcggaggaggaggagagccagCAGGCAGACCTGGTCAAACGCTACGGCGGCTTCATCAAGAGGATCgacaagaacaagaacaaaatcTTCACCTCCCCGTGGCGCGACAATTTCATTCTGAAGGCCGCAGCTCTGCCCAAGAAATACGAGGACTTCTTGAAGAGGCTGGAGGAGCGAGACGCTGTTGACGCTCCGGAGGATCAGATGCTCCACAGTTATGTTAAACGTTACGGCGGATTTTTACGCAAATTCGGCCCCAAGTCAAAGAGAAGTAATTCCGTGGAGCAGGAGAGCCAGGagccagaggagctgcagaagcGCTACGGAGGCTTCATGAGGAGGATCCGACCAAAGTTGAACAACCTGAAGTGGGACAAGCGGTACGGAGGCTTTCTGCGCCGCCACTTCAAAATCTCTGTGCGCTCAGTCGAGGAGCCGTATTACTCCTATGATGACTCGAGCCTATAG